Part of the Arthrobacter sp. MMS18-M83 genome is shown below.
CTCCTTGAGAACCACGTCATCCGCCACATGACAGACATGGAAGTCGTCTCCACCTATGAGGGAACCGACTCCATGCAGGCGCTCATCGTGGGCCGCGACATTACCGGCATCTCCGCCTTCAACTGAGCTTCCCGGTCCCTTAGCGCGGATCGACAGAACGACCACAGACACGAACTTAAGGAATGAAAAAGATATGGCTGAGGCCTTCCTGATTGGTGGCGCCCGCACGCCCGTGGGCCGCTACGGCGGCGCCCTCTCCTCCATCCGGCCGGACGACCTCGCGGCAATGACCGTACGCGCCGCCGTCGAACGCGCCGGTATTGACCCGACCGTTGTGGATGAGGTGATCCTCGGCAACGCCAACGGCGCCGGTGAGGAGAACCGCAACGTGGCCCGCATGGCCTGGCTCCTGAACGGCTACCCGGACAGCGTCCCGGGCATCACCGTCAACCGCCTGTGCGCCTCCGGCCTGTCCGCCATCATCATGGCCTCCCACATGGTCAAGGCCGGCGCCGCGGACATCGTGGTGGCCGGCGGCGTCGAGTCGATGAGCCGTGCCCCCTGGGTCATGGAAAAGCCGGACAAGGCCTTCGCCAAGCCCGGAGCCGTCTTCGACACGTCCATCGGCTGGCGCTTCACCAACCCGGCGTTCCTCTCCGGGCAGCATTCCCGCGACGGCAAGGCCGCGTTCTCCATGCCGGAGACCGCCGAGGAAGTCGCCCGGGTGTTCGGGACGTCGCGTGACGACTGTGACGCCTTTGCCGTCCGTTCCCATGAACGGGCCCTGGCGGCCATCAACGCCGGCCGGCTCGCCGACGAGATCGTGCCCGTGAGGATCACCGGACGCAAGGGCGCCATCACCCTCGTGGACACCGATGAGGGACCCCGCCCCGGGACAAGCCTGGACGTCCTCGCCGGACTCAAGCCCGTGGTCAGAGGGGGCTCCGTGGTCACCGCCGGCAATGCCTCCACCCTCAACGACGGATCGTCCGCCATCATCGTCGCCTCCGAGGCCGCTGTGCAGAAATACGCGCTGACGCCCCGCGCAAGGATCCTCGAGGGCAGCTCCGCGGGAGTGGCGCCTGAAGTAATGGGCATCGGTCCCGTCCCCGCTACCCGGAAGGTGCTGGATCGCGCCGGGCTCTCGGTCAATGACCTGGGCGCCGTCGAACTCAACGAGGCCTTCGCCTCCCAGTCACTCGCCGTCATGCGGGAGCTCAAGCTGGAAGAGGACATCGTGAATTCCGACGGCGGCGCTATCGCCCTCGGCCATCCGCTCGGGTCTTCCGGGTCCCGGCTCGTCGTCACCCTGCTCGGACGCATCGAACGCGAACTCACCGGCAACGTCCGCAAGCTCGGCCTCGCGACCATGTGCGTCGGCGTCGGCCAGGGAACAGCCCTGCTCATCGAGGGTGTCTGATGACGGCGGTGGTGATCGACGCCGGGACCTCGCTGGACCCATCGTCCTTCGCGGCGCTGCTGATTGAGGAACGCGGGGACCGTTTGGCGGTACGGCTGCACAGGCCGGAGGTGCGTAATGCAATCGACCAGACCATTGTCGATGAGCTGCATGCAGTCTGCGCGCACCTTGAACGGACACCCAAAGTCCTGATTCTCTCCGGCACTCCCGGTGATCCGGCCACCGGAACAAAGGCCATTTTTGCCTCCGGCGCGGACATCGCCCAGTTGCGCGGACGACGTCGGGATGACGCCCTGGCCGGGATCAACTCCGGCGTCTTTGACCGGATCGCGAAGCTTCCCATGCCCGTCATCGCGGCACTGGACGGCTTCGCGCTGGGTGGCGGGGCGGAACTGGCCTACGCGGCCGATTTCCGTATCGGCACGCCGGGCCTGCGGATGGGCAACCCGGAAACCGGGCTGGGCATCATGGCCGCCGCCGGGGCAACATGGCGACTGCGCGAGCTCATCGGGGAACCCTTGGCCAAGGAAATCCTCCTCGCCGGACGCACCCTGACAGGCCAGGAATGCCTCAGCGCCGGTCTGATCACAGAACTCGTTGAACCCGGGCACCTCCTGGATGCCGCCCACGCCCTCGCCGACCGCATTGCCCGGCAGGACACCCTCGCCGTGCGCCTGACAAAAACCGTCTTCCACTCGCCGCGGGAGGTCCATCCACTCATCGACAACCTGGCCCAAGGCATCCTCTTCGAATCCGCGGCCAAATTCGACCGCATGCAGCAGTTCTTGGACAGGAAGAAGCAGTAATGACAAACACCATCGAAGCGCCCTTCGACACGCCTTCCGGGCTCCTGCCCGCCACCGTCGGGGTGCTGGGCGGCGGCCGCATGGGTGCCGGCATCGCACATGCCTTCCTTCTCAACGGTTCGAAAGTGACCGTCGTCGAGCGCGACGACGACTCCGCCCGCGGCGCCCAGAAGCGCGTCGCCGCTTCCGTCGCCGCGTCGTTTGACCGCGGCACCGTATCAGGGGACCGCGATGAGGTCCTGAAGAGGTTCGATACGAGCACCGACTACGCCGCCTTCGCCTCCTGCGACCTCGTCGTCGAGGCAGTTCCCGAGGACGCAAAGCTGAAAGCGACCGCACTCAGCGCCGTGGCGGAACACGTTTCCCGGCACGCCTACCTGGCGACCAATACGTCGTCCCTGTCGGTCAGCAGGCTCGCCGAGGCGCTGCCCAGGCCTGAGTCGTTCCTGGGCCTGCATTTCTTCAACCCTGTCCCGGCCTCGACGCTCATCGAGGTGGTCGTCGGTGAAAAGACCACCGAAGAGACGGTCGCTGCCGCGAGGCGCTGGGTGTCCGGGCTCGGCAAGACCGCCGTCGTGGTCAAGGACGCCCCCGGCTTCGCCTCCTCCCGCCTGGGCGTCGTCATCGCACTGGAGGCGATGCGGATGGTCGAGGAAGGCGTCGCTTCTGCCGAGGACATCGACAACGCCATGGTTTTGGGCTACAAACACCCCACCGGACCCCTGAAGACAACGGACATTGTGGGTCTTGACGTGCGCCTCGGCATCGCCGAGTACCTGCATGCCACCCTTGGCGAGCGTTTCGCACCGCCGCAGATCCTGCGCGACATGGTTGCTGCCGGTGATCTGGGGCGCAAGACCGGCAAGGGCTTCTACAACTGGAACTGATCGGGCGGCGGCGCGCAGCGCCTCCAGCCCGTCTTCGCTCCCCGACCACTCGACCACGGCGAAAGGCCCCCATGTCTGACATCAGTGACCTGATTGACTTTGACTCCCTGCTCACCCCGGAAGAGCTTGCGCTGCGCGATTTGGTACGGTCCTTTGTGGACAGCGAGATCAAGCCGAACATTTCAGGCTGGTATGAAAAGGGCCACTTCCCGGTGGAGATCGTCCCGGAACTGGCCAAGCTCGGCCTGCTGGGCATGCACCTGAAAGGCTACGGCTGCGCCGGACGCTCCGCCGTTGACTACGGCCTGGCAGGTGCGGAGCTGGAAGCCGGCGACTCAGGGACACGGACCCTCGTTTCCGTGCAGGGATCGCTGGCGATGAGCGCCATCTACAAGCACGGTTCGGAGGAACAGAAGCAGGAATGGCTGCCGGCAATGGCCAAAGGCGAGACGATCGGCTGCTTCGGGCTGACGGAACCTACTGCGGGCTCGGATCCGGGCAGTATGACCACTTTCGCCCGCCGCGACGGCAGTGACTGGGTACTCAACGGAGCCA
Proteins encoded:
- a CDS encoding enoyl-CoA hydratase/isomerase family protein; its protein translation is MTAVVIDAGTSLDPSSFAALLIEERGDRLAVRLHRPEVRNAIDQTIVDELHAVCAHLERTPKVLILSGTPGDPATGTKAIFASGADIAQLRGRRRDDALAGINSGVFDRIAKLPMPVIAALDGFALGGGAELAYAADFRIGTPGLRMGNPETGLGIMAAAGATWRLRELIGEPLAKEILLAGRTLTGQECLSAGLITELVEPGHLLDAAHALADRIARQDTLAVRLTKTVFHSPREVHPLIDNLAQGILFESAAKFDRMQQFLDRKKQ
- a CDS encoding acetyl-CoA C-acyltransferase, which translates into the protein MAEAFLIGGARTPVGRYGGALSSIRPDDLAAMTVRAAVERAGIDPTVVDEVILGNANGAGEENRNVARMAWLLNGYPDSVPGITVNRLCASGLSAIIMASHMVKAGAADIVVAGGVESMSRAPWVMEKPDKAFAKPGAVFDTSIGWRFTNPAFLSGQHSRDGKAAFSMPETAEEVARVFGTSRDDCDAFAVRSHERALAAINAGRLADEIVPVRITGRKGAITLVDTDEGPRPGTSLDVLAGLKPVVRGGSVVTAGNASTLNDGSSAIIVASEAAVQKYALTPRARILEGSSAGVAPEVMGIGPVPATRKVLDRAGLSVNDLGAVELNEAFASQSLAVMRELKLEEDIVNSDGGAIALGHPLGSSGSRLVVTLLGRIERELTGNVRKLGLATMCVGVGQGTALLIEGV
- a CDS encoding 3-hydroxyacyl-CoA dehydrogenase family protein → MTNTIEAPFDTPSGLLPATVGVLGGGRMGAGIAHAFLLNGSKVTVVERDDDSARGAQKRVAASVAASFDRGTVSGDRDEVLKRFDTSTDYAAFASCDLVVEAVPEDAKLKATALSAVAEHVSRHAYLATNTSSLSVSRLAEALPRPESFLGLHFFNPVPASTLIEVVVGEKTTEETVAAARRWVSGLGKTAVVVKDAPGFASSRLGVVIALEAMRMVEEGVASAEDIDNAMVLGYKHPTGPLKTTDIVGLDVRLGIAEYLHATLGERFAPPQILRDMVAAGDLGRKTGKGFYNWN